A single genomic interval of Apis cerana isolate GH-2021 linkage group LG2, AcerK_1.0, whole genome shotgun sequence harbors:
- the LOC108002819 gene encoding uncharacterized protein LOC108002819 isoform X1, translating into MSSHIQKSCVGLEATLSDSKKKYGDKVNALLSAWEHVTNFIPGATPEATQSLIEWAHKHTLKLVLRGEWPKLSPATKTHLSVTLQRCASHLVQHPAAPWCTALIALVHNPWTHPALDSILNGQPDSEHEEEFCCSEKGELLTMRLKILCEDRCEDIAVNLAAACVRSLRRSDRLRSLSDSHHVHYMIDVYIVLLYKLKRTQDIFAQLKLMDLSDGLELVQRLSGERPTKYGTARVWRNSIKAAELVAQYLVTAGMVRPVPETGANILEQILNSWALLHSKLKDVEPTLPGMIRKLIEPAESAQHIYIFCAVLVKHFGDSVKTLVIELYIRALTTDMNELESQKAKSDTEKVRETAKRLSTQFLKLADVVGSNIGIARECVLTAFSLHPTRACYDRIKEMAVACGKTRADGTQSDNSVVVVNERTFKHALVEGSHSSTGSVMMVKRMIDSNSGERKDETARGVTDSPPPTLCNSTSLFSVSPGCPAATGVVTASMKKSSIDFQNGQVSKSFERTDQLLKSLLTAKRGEAAMISGNDRCPLHPRRDPLSSGPLGELCFNCGEFTGNDISSSRSKTPEASSPASPGARNVERTLDALILIKGDAVTGSANYDEKSVPNQVLDAEKLGLSPQLCDDLAVVLSSPRYHMLSWVLDWKELNSLCERYLENAEEMRNTNKELKYLNIDYSQFKDWPSEDDTKDIFFGIEKGYEQWVDLPSDNSEQFGSFQPAGNYKRSSTRRSLDDTTTTDSDSGSVMRIRRTGRQRKVHRLESSESDYDSTERKPKHFRNRVSSISDSDSNTQDSQTDSLGSDGCRLEVKKKAGGNKSSSAGKEAGKKLRSKGAKLTVDSVSHFHMLVNENVRHANTNEDASGSDVSSNDIITLFSADMDENKRETIKGSAYTAAAPLIITERRSDPAVLKSLRMFRPQNSKKPTRISQILQKNLLNKSKDNNNLENSAANNVTKFAPMLSTLNLNPKIVLTRADEIDRKLIRAKKQQRLSSGDITSELINIQKNMPFSPNKNTLSTYHHQKQKGNGAAIIGKTDLTPADGRDLNTKSNLGKRKFDILAKAVRDSDILAKNVPGLNTLDMMVPPRMRPTVNVVQLSRNIPQSPNSGSVNSGNTPPRPNRTPSVAGNIQLPGTPSSGGHDSGVGMSPAGQTPPPRSSVLPDVGEETNQPPDNSPTSSTTTNVSGQLESDSSPRTMPIQRRNQQSQSPKKSPSPCSAVVATTTAVTTTTSSGISSTNIASEQLQIVCKPDGTYQLASVNPNVVSNQRNVLNLQNIEDGGGGGGGGAGGGGGSNFSRQNQRGENGGNGRNTYERLTKGGAQNSGQNAGLPKFQQAFGKTIYTLSTDSSSASGVATGGAASAETLVQSVSPQKTSNLSKAVQTSVPNAQQASPSTGINVQSIANIPNTLQLSTTSRQILNIVQSSGNNANVVATSPNASQTLTQLVQSVQNASPGVIYTHKIPVTISTTNPSQLNIIPTISHANSIPTGRTPVVKLNIIRAPLRQQNITGAIQAVLTTPRLQQQQQQQQQQQQQQQQQSTVRTDSLLGSPIEVPNQVSSTTLEQLREFESVLEQVKERSTIQPQSHQTISTSPTTTVQTQTTTQQQQQQQQQQQQQQQQTQAGKQQQVSVSALAQQLLMPTQQTGGTTGNEFASNGNATVNFQQDVFSQKVSLAYVNQNAGSAVSKTPNSTPVVVVTSYCQPAASPALSVTSQSSSSPCVTPAPAPIPPAGKTPPTPPSSKTVKKAAPKTVKTSATNTSKSSPIPKPQQKPQEDEQTAQRIYAILDEYAEQLRNSPDLNNKPAPRRRSNPPTNPSQSSKRKKSSASKAKSVGGQQNSELSPSTDDLGRTMGSEDSSSGVVHVQDSPAGFPAPVEEPSPNVGSAAETVSAAAEVRNLATDSNDGVEVSVKRRNLIFAEPGPGQPRAVIVQEAVQAGSVSVSEALASVTGKMGSTAVLVPGPNYILPMNLVKGGQQFTIVSSGSKLLATVPATVRATGNAAVSNTLVLQSFLNQAGKIISQPAQVKQVKIPTLQTLSGSQASLAGAQNVQGTSVVIPQGTGGNHHGQFTGEGVVAEKAGSVIAGDLAAAKSDAVESGGGNAIVVNKGNSAIGLIQRNLSEGGEGGQPICGVITSNPNLTLQGARLFNSSIHKLTSPGLKSENVVCITPTATIAQHSPEKSNQSPQEGQIHNDKHVSIQTGATIALAFATQSDVSLLNDAAQQQQQQQQQQHHHHHHHHHHQQHHHQQQQKDTKDTSTEIIPGAKIISPKTVKRKIDDAMDSMSTITVGSKQSGGIDGTTQFLVTGGPSSSDSQESSVQQSSEGIEVSCKVGNGLLYGNARLQEAWEPEGKVSPDTPWRYVPTSTNSLSIDPLNSRYSDNTENVQSVLQIINKGQGIEMSGGQIYQTNAKKYFMNHTLEPFQQYANKSNVMKTPLNPRLDRELLQQKMERKAAAMEREMKLQKSLSEECEDLGVDEPSTSDLFPEADLLFDTNHSPSFDHSSQDASCSQPLGMKSYGGSYFRSLDSSSGSRDASPIADFKVNERRKSGGQRGRSAKDSAKRSRREKGGGGAEELHLENPAKHMRLTLENLSQDEASNSNSDISRLSPTNLASLENDSLKDRAKIASRNGSKEGSPSSVSSIPSNMKLDIDLDSESLPPSINVNNTSAASSGDESLTLLSSNTADVTIPSPLSPIAGPMLSTHKYTYTNKKRIASKVTRMDYLSWESPMSERTRSSSDEEDSSISESIGSQPEENALSNGLEDSVQSLKSLSNERRCNYLKKKDKLQVNARVVLNRADHKGSLSKRIKVSSESIQDSVMVSSDKASEPSDDETGNIALVEPDCRARRSSLRGHVKKGCACCNGSPERPKKKSVKSDHPRLKKRLSSKQAGKKR; encoded by the exons ATGTCTTCGCACATCCAAAAGTCGTGCGTG GGGCTTGAAGCGACACTGAGTGACAGCAAAAAGAAGTACGGCGACAAGGTGAATGCACTTCTGTCCGCCTGGGAGCATGTCACCAATTTCATTCCTGGGGCAACGCCAGAGGCCACCCAGTCTCTCATAGAATGGGCTCACAA GCACACGTTGAAATTGGTACTGCGCGGGGAGTGGCCCAAGTTGTCACCCGCGACGAAGACCCACCTCAGTGTAACGTTGCAGAGGTGCGCGTCCCACCTGGTGCAACACCCCGCTGCACCCTGGTGCACTGCCCTGATAGCTCTGGTGCACAATCCATGGACTCATCCAGCTCTCGACAGCATACTTAACGGCCAACCGGATTCCGAACATGAGGAGG AATTCTGCTGTTCGGAGAAAGGTGAACTGCTTACAATGAGGTTGAAAATACTTTGCGAGGACCGCTGCGAGGACATAGCGGTGAACCTCGCCGCCGCCTGCGTACGCTCTCTCCGGCGAAGCGACCGGTTGCGCTCCCTGTCCGACTCGCATCACGTTCATTACATGATCGACGTTTACATTGTCCTCTTGTATAAATTGAAACGCACGCAAGATATATTCGCTCAA ttaaaattaatggatCTCAGCGACGGATTGGAATTGGTCCAACGGCTCAGCGGCGAAAGACCCACCAAGTACGGAACCGCGCGAGTTTGGAGAAATTCTATAAAAGCTGCCGAATTGGTCGCGCAATATCTCGTTACAGCCGGTATGGTGCGGCCCGTGCCGGAAACGGGCGCCAACATTTTGGAACAGATTCTAAACTCTTGGGCATTATTGCATTCGAAATTGAAGGACGTCGAGCCCACGTTACCCGGGATGATAAGGAAATTGATCGAGCCTGCGGAGAGCGCCCAACACATCTACATCTTTTGCGCGGTGCTCGTTAAACAC TTCGGCGACAGCGTAAAGACCCTGGTGATCGAATTGTACATAAGGGCGTTGACCACGGACATGAACGAATTGGAGAGTCAAAAAGCGAAGTCCGATACGGAAAAGGTCCGCGAGACAGCGAAACGTTTGAGCACGCAATTCCTTAAACTGGCCGACGTTGTTGGGAGCAATATCGGTATCGCTCGAGAATGCGTGCTGACGGCGTTCTCACTGCATCCGACCAGGGCTTGTTACGATAGGATTAAAGAGATGGCTGTCGCGTGCGGGAAAACGAGAGCGGATGGGACGCAGAGCGATAACAGCGTGGTGGTCGTTAACGAGAGAACGTTTAAGCACGCTCTGGTGGAGGGCAGTCATTCTAGCACGGGATCTGTGATGATGGTGAAAAGGATGATCGATAGTAATAGCGGGGAGAGGAAGGACGAAACGGCGAGAGGCGTCACCGATTCACCGCCTCCCACTTTATGCAACTCTACTTCGTTGTTTTCAGTGTCGCCCGGCTGCCCGGCCGCAACTGGCGTGGTAACGGCGTCGATGAAAAAAAGTAGCATCGACTTTCAGAACGGGCAGGTGAGCAAGAGCTTCGAGAGGACGGATCAATTGTTAAAGAGCCTCCTCACGGCGAAAAGGGGCGAGGCGGCGATGATCTCGGGGAACGACAGGTGCCCGTTGCACCCGAGGAGGGATCCGTTGTCGAGCGGCCCCCTCGGCGAGCTCTGCTTCAATTGCGGCGAGTTCACGGGGAACGACATATCGTCCTCGAGGAGCAAAACGCCCGAGGCGAGCTCCCCGGCGAGCCCCGGCGCGAGGAACGTGGAGAGGACCCTCGACGCCCTGATCCTGATCAAGGGCGACGCCGTGACGGGTTCCGCCAACTACGACGAGAAATCCGTGCCTAACCAGGTGTTGGACGCGGAGAAGCTCGGCCTCTCCCCCCAACTTTGCGACGACCTGGCCGTGGTGCTGAGCAGCCCCCGTTACCACATGCTCAGCTGGGTGCTAGATTGGAAAGAGTTGAACAGCCTGTGCGAGAGATACTTGGAGAACGCGGAGGAGATGAGGAACACGAACAAAGAGTTGAAATACCTCAACATAGATTACTCCCAGTTCAAGGATTGGCCCTCGGAGGACGACACCAAGGATATCTTTTTCGGGATCGAGAAGGGTTACGAGCAGTGGGTCGATCTACCGTCGGACAACTCGGAACAGTTCGGTAGCTTTCAGCCGGCGGGTAATTACAAGAGGTCCTCGACGAGGAGGAGCCTCGACGACACCACTACCACGGACTCGGACAGCGGCAGCGTGATGCGGATAAGAAGGACGGGAAGGCAGAGGAAGGTCCACAGATTGGAATCGTCGGAGAGCGATTACGACAGCACGGAGCGTAAACCGAAACACTTCAGGAACAGGGTCAGCTCGATCTCCGATTCCGACAGCAACACGCAGGACAGTCAAACGGACAGCCTGGGCAGCGACGGGTGTCGGTTGGAGGTGAAGAAGAAGGCAGGCGGGAACAAATCGTCGTCGGCCGGCAAGGAGGCCGGGAAGAAGCTCCGCTCGAAGGGAGCCAAGTTGACCGTCGACTCGGTGTCGCATTTCCATATGCTGGTCAACGAGAACGTGCGGCACGCCAACACGAACGAGGACGCGAGCGGTTCGGACGTGAGCAGCAACGATATCATTACCCTGTTCTCGGCCGACATGGACGAGAACAAGCGGGAGACGATAAAGGGCTCGGCGTACACGGCGGCCGCCCCTTTGATCATCACCGAGAGGAGGAGCGATCCGGCGGTGCTCAAGTCGTTGAGGATGTTCAGGCCGCAGAACTCGAAGAAACCCACGAGGATCTCCCAGATACTGCAAAAGAATCTTTTGAATAAGAGCAaagacaataataatttagagaaTAGCGCGGCGAACAACGTGACGAAATTCGCACCCATGCTGAGCACGTTGAACTTGAACCCGAAGATCGTGTTGACGAGGGCGGACGAGATCGACAGGAAGTTGATTCGGGCCAAGAAACAGCAACGATTGAGCAGCGGGGATATAACCAGTGAGCTAATCAATATACAGAAAAACATGCCGTTCTCGCCCAACAAGAACACCTTGTCCACGTATCACCATCAGAAGCAAAAGGGGAACGGGGCAGCGATTATCGGTAAGACGGATTTGACGCCCGCCGACGGCCGGGATCTCAACACGAAATCCAACTTGGGTAAACGAAAGTTCGACATTCTGGCCAAGGCCGTCAGGGACTCGGACATCTTGGCGAAGAACGTGCCAGGTCTGAACACGTTGGACATGATGGTGCCGCCGAGAATGCGGCCCACGGTGAACGTCGTCCAACTTTCCAGAAACATTCCGCAGAGCCCGAACTCGGGCTCGGTGAACAGCGGCAACACACCTCCCAGGCCGAACAGAACGCCAAGCGTGGCCGGCAATATTCAGTTACCCGGCACTCCCTCCTCGGGAGGCCACGACAGTGGCGTGGGCATGAGTCCCGCCGGTCAAACCCCCCCACCGAGATCCTCCGTTCTTCCCGACGTCGGCGAAGAGACGAATCAACCGCCCGACAACTCGCCCACCTCTTCCACGACCACCAACGTTTCCGGCCAACTCGAGTCGGACTCGAGCCCCCGAACGATGCCGATCCAACGGCGAAACCAGCAGAGTCAATCGCCCAAAAAATCCCCGTCCCCCTGTTCCGCCGTTGTCGCGACGACGACCGCCGTTACCACCACCACGAGTTCGGGGATATCCTCGACCAACATCGCGTCCGAACAGTTGCAGATCGTTTGCAAACCGGACGGTACGTACCAGTTGGCCTCCGTGAATCCGAACGTGGTGTCCAATCAGAGGAACGTTCTCAATCTGCAAAATATCGAggacggaggaggaggaggaggcggtggagcaggaggaggaggaggatccaATTTTTCACGGCAAAACCAGAGAGGCGAGAACGGCGGGAACGGCAGGAACACGTACGAGAGATTGACGAAAGGGGGCGCGCAAAATTCCGGGCAGAACGCAGGCTTGCCGAAATTTCAACAGGCCTTTGGTAAAACTATATACACGCTTTCCACCGACTCGTCGAGCGCGAGCGGCGTGGCGACAGGTGGCGCCGCCTCGGCGGAAACTCTGGTACAATCGGTCTCTCCCCAAAAGACGAGTAATCTCTCGAAAGCTGTTCAAACGTCGGTGCCCAACGCGCAACAGGCGAGCCCGTCTACGGGGATAAACGTGCAATCCATCGCGAACATTCCAAACACGTTACAATTATCGACCACGAGTAGACAGATATTGAATATCGTTCAAAGCTCCGGGAATAACGCGAACGTGGTGGCGACCAGCCCGAACGCGAGTCAAACGTTGACGCAGTTGGTGCAAAGTGTTCAAAACGCCTCCCCCGGTGTCATATACACGCACAAAATTCCCGTCACTATATCGACCACGAATCCAAGCCAGTTGAACATCATACCTACGATATCGCACGCGAATTCGATACCGACCGGAAGGACACCTGTGGTCAAATTGAACATCATTCGAGCTCCTTTGAGGCAACAAAATATCACGGGAGCTATACAAGCTGTGCTCACCACACCGAGAttgcaacaacaacagcagcaacaacagcaacagcagcaacaacaacagcaacagtCCACGGTTCGAACGGACAGTTTGCTCGGTTCCCCCATAGAGGTGCCGAATCAAGTGAGTTCGACCACTTTGGAACAATTGAGGGAGTTCGAGAGCGTGTTGGAACAGGTGAAGGAGAGGAGCACGATTCAACCGCAGTCCCATCAAACGATATCCACCTCGCCCACCACCACCGTACAAACGCAAACGACCACCcaacaacagcagcaacaacaacaacaacaacagcaacaacagcaacaaacTCAGGCCGGAAAACAGCAGCAAGTGTCCGTGAGCGCGCTAGCCCAACAACTGTTAATGCCAACCCAGCAAACCGGAGGGACGACGGGAAACGAGTTCGCGAGCAACGGTAACGCGACGGTGAATTTCCAACAGGACGTTTTCTCCCAAAAAGTGTCGCTCGCGTACGTGAATCAGAACGCGGGTTCCGCGGTTTCGAAGACGCCTAACTCGACGCCGGTCGTGGTTGTGACGAGTTACTGTCAACCTGCCGCCTCCCCCGCGTTGAGCGTCACCTCACAAAGCTCCTCCAGCCCGTGCGTGACACCCGCCCCGGCCCCTATCCCCCCGGCCGGCAAAACACCGCCCACCCCTCCCTCCTCGAAAACAGTGAAGAAGGCGGCGCCGAAAACGGTTAAAACGAGCGCGACCAACACATCGAAATCGTCCCCGATACCGAAACCTCAACAGAAACCGCAGGAGGACGAGCAAACGGCGCAAAGGATTTACGCGATTTTGGACGAGTACGCGGAGCAATTGCGCAACTCGCCCGATCTAAACAATAAACCCGCGCCAAGGAGGAGGTCGAACCCGCCCACGAATCCCAGCCAATCatcgaaaaggaagaaatctaGCGCGAGCAAGGCGAAGTCGGTGGGCGGGCAACAGAATTCGGAGCTGAGCCCGAGCACGGACGATCTCGGCAGGACGATGGGCAGCGAGGATTCGTCGAGCGGGGTGGTGCACGTGCAGGACAGCCCTGCCGGTTTCCCCGCCCCCGTCGAGGAGCCGTCCCCCAACGTCGGGAGCGCGGCCGAGACGGTTAGCGCCGCGGCCGAGGTACGAAATCTTGCCACCGACTCGAACGACGGAGTCGAAGTGAGCGTGAAGAGGCGAAATCTGATATTCGCCGAGCCTGGGCCGGGCCAGCCGAGGGCGGTCATCGTGCAGGAGGCGGTGCAAGCGGGTTCCGTGTCGGTGAGCGAGGCCCTCGCCTCGGTGACGGGCAAGATGGGTAGCACTGCGGTCCTCGTCCCTGGCCCCAACTACATCCTTCCCATGAACCTGGTGAAAGGCGGCCAACAGTTCACCATAGTGTCGAGCGGGTCCAAGCTGCTCGCCACCGTTCCGGCGACCGTACGTGCCACCGGGAACGCGGCCGTTTCCAACACGTTGGTTCTCCAGTCGTTCCTCAACCAGGCGGGCAAGATAATCTCGCAGCCGGCCCAGGTGAAACAGGTGAAGATACCCACGTTGCAGACGTTGTCCGGGAGCCAGGCGTCGTTGGCCGGGGCGCAGAACGTCCAGGGGACGTCGGTGGTGATACCCCAGGGGACGGGGGGGAATCATCACGGCCAGTTCACGGGGGAAGGGGTGGTGGCGGAGAAGGCGGGCAGCGTGATAGCCGGGGACCTGGCCGCGGCGAAATCCGACGCAGTCGAATCCGGAGGAGGGAACGCGATCGTTGTCAACAAAGGGAACTCGGCGATCGGGCTGATTCAGCGTAACCTGAGCGAGGGTGGGGAGGGGGGCCAGCCGATCTGCGGGGTGATCACCAGCAATCCAAATTTGACGCTCCAAGGGGCGAGATTGTTCAACTCGTCCATACACAAATTGACCAGCCCTGGATTGAAGTCGGAGAACGTGGTGTGCATCACGCCGACGGCAACGATCGCGCAGCACAGCCCAGAGAAGAGCAACCAATCTCCCCAAGAGGGGCAAATTCACAACGACAAACACGTGTCCATTCAAACGGGTGCGACGATCGCCCTCGCATTCGCCACGCAATCGGACGTTTCCTTGTTGAACGACGCCGCtcaacagcagcaacaacaacaacagcagcagcaccaTCAtcaccaccatcaccatcatcatcagCAGCATCATCATCAGCAACAGCAAAAGGATACGAAGGATACGTCGACTGAGATAATCCCCGGTGCCAAGATCATCTCCCCAAAGacggtgaaaagaaaaatcgacgaCGCGATGG ATTCGATGTCGACGATAACGGTTGGAAGCAAGCAGAGCGGAGGGATCGACGGGACGACGCAGTTTCTGGTGACTGGGGGGCCGAGCAGTTCCGACAGTCAAGAGTCTTCTGTGCAACAATCGAGCGAGGGTATCGAGGTTTCGTGCAAAGTTGGGAACGGTTTGCTGTACGGGAACGCGAGGTTGCAAGAGGCTTGGGAGCCAGAGGGGAAGGTGTCGCCCGACACGCCTTGGCGATACGTGCCCACGTCCACGAATTCTTTGAGCATCGACCCGTTGAACTCGAGATACTCGGACAATACGGAGAACGTGCAGAGCGTTCTGCAGATCATAAACAAGGGGCAGGGTATTGAAATGTCCGGCGGTCAGATATATCAGACGAacgcgaaaaaatatttcatgaatcacACTCTGGAACCGTTCCAACAGTACGCGAATAAGAGCAACGTGATGAAAACGCCTTTGAATCCCAGATTGGACAGGGAGTTGTTGCAACAGAAGATGGAGAGGAAGGCGGCCGCCATGGAACGCGAGATGAAGTTGCAGAAGAGTTTGTCGGAGGAGTGCGAGGACCTCGGTGTGGACGAGCCGAGCACCAGCGACCTGTTCCCGGAGGCGGATCTTCTTTTCGACACGAATCATTCGCCGTCTTTCGACCACTCGTCCCAGGACGCGTCCTGCAGCCAACCGTTGGGCATGAAATCGTACGGCGGCTCCTACTTTCGTTCCCTGGATTCGTCGAGCGGGAGCAGGGACGCCAGTCCTATCGCCGATTTCAAGGTTAACGAGCGCAGGAAGAGCGGCGGCCAGAGGGGCAGGTCGGCGAAAGATTCGGCGAAAAGGTCGAGGAGGGAGAAGGGGGGCGGAGGGGCGGAGGAACTGCATCTAGAGAACCCAGCCAAACACATGCGATTAACGTTGGAGAACTTGAGCCAGGACGAGGCGTCCAACAGTAATTCCGACATATCGAGATTGTCGCCGACGAATCTGGCCTCGTTGGAGAACGATTCGTTGAAGGATCGTGCGAAGATCGCCTCGAGGAACGGCTCGAAGGAGGGCTCGCCCAGCAGCGTGTCGAGTATCCCTTCGAACATGAAGTTGGACATAGATCTAGATTCGGAATCGTTACCGCCGAGCATCAATGTAAACAACACGTCGGCAGCTAGCTCCGGGGACGAAAGCTTGACCTTGCTCAGTAGCAACACGGCGGACGTAACTATACCCTCCCCACTCTCTCCCATAGCCGGCCCGATGTTGTCGACGCACAAGTACACGTACACAAACAAGAAACGGATCGCGTCGAAGGTTACGAGGATGGATTACCTCTCTTGGGAGAGCCCGATGTCCGAGAGGACGAGGTCGAGCAGCGACGAGGAGGATTCGAGTATAAGCGAGTCGATCGGCAGCCAACCGGAAGAGAACGCTCTTAGCAACGGGCTCGAGGACAGCGTGCAAAGTCTCAAGTCCCTGTCGAACGAGCGACGTtgcaattatttgaaaaagaaagataaattgcAGGTGAATGCGAGGGTGGTATTGAATCGAGCAGATCACAAGGGTAGTCTGTCGAAACGAATTAAGGTGTCGAGCGAGTCGATCCAAGATTCGGTTATGGTTTCCAGTGATAAGGCATCCGAGCCCTCCGACGACGAAACGGGGAATATCGCTTTGGTCGAGCCGGACTGTCGGGCCAGGCGGTCGAGTTTGCGTGGCCACGTTAAGAAAGGATGCGCCTGTTGTAACGGATCCCCGGAGAGACCTAAAAAGAAGTCGGTCAAATCCGATCATCCGAGGTTAAAGAAACGATTGTCGTCGAAACAGGCCGGCAAGAAAAGGTAG